ACACAGACAGCAGCGATCACGATGCCCGGTCTGTTCGTATTTTTTTGTTTTTCAGGCGTAGCGGCAGTCTGCATGGGTCAGGGTCCGAATGCCAGCGCCCACACAAGCAGGGCTATGAGCACGCCAAGAGAGACGTATGTAAAGAGGCGGAATCTCAGGATGGCGTCAATCCCGAGCGCAAGGAAAGCCACGCGAAAACAGACGGCGGCCAGAATGCCGATGATGGCGCACATCATCCATGCCGGGAAATAGGCTCCCACCAGAGGAAAGGAGGGCGCGCCACGGAGGGAGCATCCCGTGAGCATGAGGAGGCTGGCGGTTGTTGTCAGCGGCTTCACGCGGAAAGGCCAGAAAGAAGACGTCACGATGATATTCTTTCCCGCATGAAGGGCCGCAGCACCACTCACAAGTCCTTTTCCTGAAGATATTTGCATGAAATGTCTTTTGAAGAACGGCAGATGAATAAACAAGTTCACTGGATGGAAAAAGCCTCGATCAGGCACATGATCGTAACGCAGGCTGCACGCTCCTGTCATAGTCCTGATTGCGGTCTGTTCTCGCAGAAACCGTTATTTTCTTGACAAGAGAAGAGGCGGGGTGTCTTTCATCCGCAGTCGCACGCGGTGGTCGCGGGCGACAGGTAAGGAAAGCAGGCCGGCGGGTGCTTCAGGCACTGCGGGCAAGTCGTTCAGCATCCT
The Acetobacter aceti genome window above contains:
- a CDS encoding YtcA family lipoprotein, whose protein sequence is MSGAAALHAGKNIIVTSSFWPFRVKPLTTTASLLMLTGCSLRGAPSFPLVGAYFPAWMMCAIIGILAAVCFRVAFLALGIDAILRFRLFTYVSLGVLIALLVWALAFGP